A section of the candidate division WOR-3 bacterium genome encodes:
- a CDS encoding lytic transglycosylase domain-containing protein, with translation MRLIEKIENPDSFFKIIEKKKKKFLPKREIKILYLKSKFYEKLGDFNKKEQIEKMIIKKYRNSKEALEIAMKRKKPLLDIIKVLYNHQKWNEIIEKTENIETKNPEIYFYKGYAYFKLKKYREALEFFKYLISSGYKKEDEVNFYKGLCYLYEGDTLKAFNSFYRNLSSSSKFLEPALREMRLIYLKNKKFHEKIGNLFKEIENKLNEEIIYFYYDTKNYEKLIECLDKLNKKDIRAKYIEYIIKNDSTIIREINKENPLSYFSLLHYGLCKEKSSDIERLISDSTFLPVFDTLKLLFELNLIDDINEKIKNIKDSKIILKVSKFLKENKNYYFSTNLARKYYHFLREKDKTCFDEDFLKILFPTPYREKVLEASKKYNLEPALIYAVMRRESLFDSLAISPKGAKGLMQIMEETAKKIYKNNFNLFKIKDNIEIGSKYLSTLIDSFGLYYGICAYNAGENAVKEWMKIIPKNEISIFFDIPYRETRNYLLNVLSDYLVYKLLYPDLKLSI, from the coding sequence ATGAGATTAATTGAAAAAATAGAAAATCCAGACTCTTTTTTTAAAATTATTGAAAAAAAGAAAAAAAAATTTTTACCTAAAAGGGAAATAAAAATTCTATATTTAAAATCAAAATTTTATGAAAAATTAGGAGATTTTAATAAAAAAGAACAGATTGAAAAAATGATAATTAAAAAATATAGGAATAGTAAAGAAGCACTTGAAATAGCAATGAAAAGAAAAAAACCTCTTCTTGACATAATAAAAGTTCTATATAATCACCAAAAATGGAATGAAATTATTGAGAAAACTGAAAATATAGAAACTAAAAATCCTGAAATATATTTTTATAAAGGTTATGCTTATTTTAAGCTTAAAAAATACAGAGAAGCTCTTGAATTTTTTAAATATTTAATTTCCAGTGGTTACAAAAAAGAAGATGAAGTAAATTTTTATAAAGGATTATGTTACCTTTATGAGGGTGATACTTTAAAAGCTTTTAATTCTTTTTATAGAAATTTATCTTCAAGTTCAAAATTTTTAGAACCAGCTTTAAGGGAAATGAGATTGATTTATTTGAAAAATAAAAAATTCCATGAGAAAATTGGGAACCTCTTTAAAGAAATTGAAAATAAACTCAATGAGGAAATAATTTATTTTTATTACGATACAAAAAATTATGAAAAATTAATTGAGTGTTTAGATAAATTGAATAAAAAAGATATAAGAGCAAAATATATTGAATACATAATTAAAAATGATTCCACAATAATAAGAGAAATCAATAAGGAAAATCCCCTTTCCTATTTTTCTCTCCTTCATTATGGGTTATGTAAAGAGAAAAGTAGTGATATAGAAAGGTTAATTTCAGATAGTACTTTCCTTCCAGTTTTTGACACATTGAAACTTTTATTTGAATTAAACTTAATAGATGACATTAATGAAAAAATTAAAAACATTAAAGATAGCAAAATTATTTTAAAGGTTTCAAAATTTTTAAAAGAAAACAAAAATTATTATTTTTCAACAAATCTTGCAAGAAAATATTACCATTTTTTAAGGGAAAAAGACAAAACCTGCTTTGATGAAGACTTTTTAAAAATTTTGTTCCCTACACCCTACAGGGAAAAAGTTTTAGAAGCTTCAAAGAAGTATAATTTAGAACCAGCCCTTATATATGCTGTTATGAGAAGAGAATCTCTTTTTGACAGTTTGGCAATTTCACCAAAGGGTGCAAAAGGATTAATGCAGATTATGGAGGAAACTGCTAAAAAAATCTATAAAAATAATTTCAATTTGTTTAAAATTAAAGATAATATAGAAATAGGTTCTAAATATTTAAGCACACTCATTGATTCCTTTGGACTATATTATGGTATTTGTGCTTACAATGCAGGAGAAAATGCAGTAAAAGAGTGGATGAAAATTATACCTAAGAATGAAATTTCAATTTTCTTTGATATACCTTACAGAGAAACAAGAAATTATCTTTTAAATGTTTTATCTGATTATTTAGTTTACAAACTTCTTTACCCTGATTTAAAATTAAGTATATGA
- a CDS encoding DUF92 domain-containing protein, translating to MALSDLFFLSFSIISASFISMILIYMNLFNENSFFPMTFIGSLIFFNLGLKGVLALLFFVFSSLFWGSFRKNKHKPRDFKQVLANGFVPTILSFFDYHLFLSSLCAVLSDTWSSEAGISFSKNAYSLKGFKKVYPGTSGAVSLVGTLMGLIGALIFSLFSLKVKYILPIFISGFIGNIIDSFLGAYFEKKFNFFTSDLINFLITIISSLVFLLFRFFQF from the coding sequence ATGGCTCTTTCTGATTTATTTTTTCTTTCTTTTTCTATTATTTCTGCTTCTTTTATATCAATGATTCTTATTTATATGAATCTTTTTAATGAAAATTCCTTTTTCCCAATGACCTTTATTGGTTCTTTAATTTTTTTTAATTTAGGTTTAAAGGGAGTATTAGCACTTTTATTTTTTGTTTTTTCTTCTCTTTTCTGGGGCAGTTTTAGAAAGAATAAACACAAACCAAGAGATTTTAAACAGGTTCTTGCAAATGGTTTTGTGCCCACGATTTTATCCTTTTTTGATTATCATCTTTTCCTTTCCTCTTTATGTGCTGTTTTATCTGATACATGGTCAAGTGAAGCTGGAATTTCTTTTTCAAAAAATGCTTATAGTCTTAAAGGTTTTAAAAAAGTATATCCTGGAACAAGTGGTGCTGTATCCTTAGTAGGAACCTTAATGGGTTTAATAGGTGCATTAATTTTTTCCCTTTTTTCTCTTAAAGTTAAATACATATTACCTATTTTTATATCAGGTTTTATAGGAAATATAATAGATTCCTTTTTGGGTGCTTATTTTGAAAAAAAATTTAATTTTTTTACTTCTGATCTTATAAATTTTTTAATTACAATAATTTCCTCCCTTGTTTTTCTGTTATTTAGATTCTTCCAGTTCTAA
- the rimI gene encoding ribosomal protein S18-alanine N-acetyltransferase: MKNPLLRRAKLKDIPEIFKIEKEVFPDPWSFYSFLFELKNPDNYFYVIEIEKKVIGYIIAGEYEESYHLKNIAIKGECQGKGYGKFLLNNLIKKAKKEGKKYIFLEVRAKNERAIKFYEKYGFKRNRLLKGYYGYKEDGYEYVLELEESK, from the coding sequence ATGAAAAATCCCTTATTGAGAAGGGCAAAATTAAAGGATATTCCTGAGATTTTCAAAATTGAAAAGGAGGTTTTTCCTGATCCCTGGTCCTTTTATTCCTTTTTATTTGAATTAAAAAATCCAGATAATTATTTTTATGTTATTGAAATTGAAAAAAAAGTTATAGGTTATATAATTGCAGGTGAATATGAAGAAAGTTATCACTTAAAAAACATTGCTATAAAAGGGGAATGTCAGGGAAAAGGTTATGGAAAATTTCTTTTAAATAATTTAATAAAAAAGGCAAAGAAGGAGGGAAAAAAGTATATTTTTCTTGAAGTAAGGGCAAAAAATGAAAGGGCTATTAAATTTTATGAAAAATATGGTTTTAAAAGAAATCGTTTACTAAAAGGATACTATGGGTATAAGGAAGATGGTTATGAGTATGTTTTAGAACTGGAAGAATCTAAATAA
- a CDS encoding Ig-like domain-containing protein: MKRFYILILLSLIILCKKKDEEPPRVSIISPLNNESFFPDTIEIKVKAEDNEGIDYIEVFVDGILLGRAQRNFATFKWDGTSAPDSSQHTVYAKAIDFAGNIGRSKDVKFFIYSSNHPPSIKLISPDSGSILASNQVTFIFKGKDKDAFDTLFYSIYLDTIPYPIFKEPVVKDLKDTTYTLSNLLYNKKYYWQVVVRDLLGLKDTSKIFFFLTPPLNQKPLPPSNPYPPDGATDVSYTPVLKYYSFDPDGDSIYFRVKLDTSLIFSKPIINILTHDTFYNIINPLISGVKYFWRVTAYDKKGDSSISNLWKFNVKRENLNLIYSISGFWYKDIDVYYDTLFLIKVPNQLEVYYNNSGNLIFINNFTLPSFSYRIYYRKPYLFVTYGNIGPRKLGLFKIQNSNLILLDEFSLSSGAINEVLFYENHIYVILLNGFKILRINSDSFEILNSGTTNFQVLDADIGFNNLYLVGESFIETYSLNPPESPSFLYRTQTGFSGINNIKIKNRYILVGSNYYLLLYYISDPLLAPIFIQQLPLSENIKIIKNENRLFGIFLNNSALITYPNISEIHLYSNIYYLSNIESGYINYPYFYIVSQNGLYLLLCQK; the protein is encoded by the coding sequence ATGAAAAGATTTTATATCTTGATATTACTTTCACTAATTATACTTTGCAAGAAAAAAGATGAAGAGCCGCCAAGAGTATCAATAATTTCTCCCTTAAATAATGAATCCTTTTTTCCAGATACAATTGAAATTAAAGTAAAAGCAGAAGATAACGAGGGTATAGATTACATTGAGGTATTTGTTGATGGAATTTTACTTGGAAGAGCACAGAGAAATTTTGCCACCTTTAAATGGGATGGAACTTCAGCACCTGATTCTTCTCAGCATACAGTTTATGCAAAAGCAATTGATTTCGCAGGAAATATAGGAAGATCAAAGGATGTTAAATTTTTTATCTATTCAAGTAATCACCCACCTTCAATAAAATTAATTTCTCCTGACTCAGGTTCAATCCTTGCCTCCAATCAGGTTACTTTTATTTTTAAGGGAAAGGATAAGGATGCCTTTGATACCCTTTTTTACTCAATTTATCTTGATACAATTCCCTATCCAATCTTCAAAGAACCTGTTGTAAAAGACCTTAAAGATACTACATATACATTATCAAATCTTCTTTATAACAAAAAATATTACTGGCAGGTAGTTGTTAGAGATTTACTTGGACTTAAGGATACTTCAAAAATCTTTTTCTTTTTAACTCCACCTTTAAACCAGAAACCCCTTCCACCTTCAAATCCTTACCCTCCTGATGGTGCTACTGATGTAAGTTATACTCCAGTCTTAAAATATTATTCTTTTGACCCAGATGGTGATTCAATTTATTTCAGGGTAAAACTGGATACAAGCCTTATCTTTTCAAAGCCAATTATTAATATTTTAACACATGATACTTTTTATAACATTATTAATCCATTAATTTCAGGAGTAAAGTATTTTTGGCGTGTTACCGCTTACGATAAAAAGGGTGATTCATCTATTTCTAATTTGTGGAAATTTAATGTTAAAAGAGAAAATTTAAACCTAATTTATTCTATAAGTGGATTCTGGTATAAGGATATAGATGTTTATTATGACACTTTATTTTTAATTAAAGTTCCGAATCAACTGGAAGTTTATTACAATAATTCAGGAAATTTAATTTTTATAAATAATTTTACTCTACCCAGTTTTTCATACAGAATATATTACAGGAAACCTTATCTTTTTGTTACATATGGTAATATAGGGCCAAGAAAACTGGGTTTATTTAAAATACAAAATTCAAATCTGATTTTACTTGATGAATTTTCCCTTTCCTCAGGAGCAATAAATGAAGTTCTTTTTTATGAAAACCATATTTATGTTATTTTACTTAACGGTTTTAAAATTTTAAGAATAAATTCAGATTCCTTTGAAATTTTAAATTCAGGAACAACAAATTTTCAGGTGCTTGATGCTGATATTGGTTTTAATAACCTATATTTAGTGGGAGAATCCTTTATTGAAACATATTCTTTAAATCCGCCTGAAAGTCCTTCATTTTTGTATAGAACTCAGACAGGTTTTTCAGGTATAAATAATATAAAAATAAAAAACAGGTACATTTTAGTCGGTTCAAACTACTATTTACTTTTATATTACATAAGTGATCCACTTCTTGCTCCTATTTTTATTCAACAATTGCCTTTATCAGAAAACATAAAAATTATAAAAAATGAAAACAGACTTTTTGGTATATTTTTAAACAATTCAGCATTAATAACATATCCTAATATTTCAGAAATCCACCTTTATTCAAATATTTACTATCTTTCAAACATAGAATCAGGCTACATAAATTACCCGTATTTTTATATTGTTTCACAGAATGGCTTATATCTTCTCTTATGTCAGAAATAA